From a single Alloactinosynnema sp. L-07 genomic region:
- a CDS encoding carbohydrate ABC transporter permease produces the protein MTATVDTVSPAEAPPRAARPHRRPADRVVPYLMLAPAVVVLIALLGWPALQVLGISFRRLDLGELVRGEVVWVGLDNYHAVLSDPEFWIIGLRTVVFTAACVAATVLVGLGIAVLMRHLTGPVRMALQIALVLAWATPIIATTTVFQWMFDQQYGILNKTLVALGFDSFAGHSWFASGMSTLTVIGLLILWQAVPFVAFTLYAGLLSASKDLYEAASIDGATAWQSFRVVSWPAVRPLLTMVVFLSVLWDFKVFTQIWAIKQGGPDGDSTTLPVLLYLKGISGSHFGIAAAIAVLMLLILVAVTWRYLRLLVRSPETEL, from the coding sequence ATGACCGCGACTGTTGACACCGTGTCGCCCGCGGAGGCACCCCCGCGGGCGGCACGGCCCCACCGGCGCCCGGCCGACCGAGTCGTGCCGTACCTGATGCTCGCGCCCGCGGTCGTGGTCCTGATAGCCCTGCTGGGCTGGCCCGCCCTGCAGGTGCTCGGGATCAGCTTCCGCAGGCTCGATCTGGGCGAGCTGGTCCGCGGTGAGGTGGTGTGGGTCGGGCTCGACAACTACCACGCGGTGCTGTCCGACCCGGAGTTCTGGATCATCGGCCTGCGCACGGTGGTGTTCACCGCCGCGTGCGTCGCCGCGACCGTCCTGGTCGGACTCGGCATCGCCGTCCTCATGCGACACCTGACCGGTCCGGTGCGGATGGCGCTGCAGATCGCGCTGGTGCTCGCCTGGGCCACGCCGATCATCGCCACCACCACGGTGTTCCAGTGGATGTTCGACCAGCAGTACGGCATCCTCAACAAGACGTTGGTGGCACTGGGTTTCGACAGCTTCGCGGGCCACTCGTGGTTCGCCAGCGGCATGAGCACGCTGACCGTCATCGGGCTGCTGATCCTGTGGCAGGCGGTGCCGTTCGTCGCGTTCACCCTCTACGCCGGGCTGCTGAGCGCCTCCAAGGACCTCTACGAGGCCGCGAGCATCGACGGCGCGACGGCCTGGCAGTCCTTCCGCGTGGTCAGCTGGCCCGCGGTGCGACCGCTGCTGACGATGGTGGTGTTCCTGTCGGTGCTGTGGGACTTCAAGGTGTTCACCCAGATCTGGGCCATCAAGCAGGGCGGCCCGGACGGCGACAGCACGACCCTGCCCGTTTTGCTCTACCTCAAAGGCATCTCCGGCAGCCATTTCGGGATCGCCGCGGCGATCGCCGTGCTGATGCTGCTGATCCTTGTCGCGGTGACGTGGCGGTACCTGCGACTGCTGGTGCGCTCACCGGAAACGGAGCTGTGA
- a CDS encoding carbohydrate ABC transporter permease — MKTRPQRIALSAAGIVIALLFFFPTYWMFTTALKKSNDILSPAYDLIPLSATLENFATAITRPGFTTFLTNSLIVTLGAVGCALAAGLLAAVPLARMRFAGRRGFVLLVLIAQLAPLEALFVPMYLIMRDADLLDTLPSLLLVYTAFTLPFTIWTLRGFVKGIPIELEEAAMVDGCGRWSVFRRITLPLLGPGLVATSVFGFVTAWNEFLYALVFMRDQSKQTLPVWLASFRTAFGTDWGGIMAASVIYAVPALVFFMLVQRKLVAGSTAGAVKG; from the coding sequence ATGAAGACTCGACCCCAGCGCATCGCGCTGTCCGCGGCCGGAATCGTGATCGCACTGCTGTTCTTCTTCCCGACCTACTGGATGTTCACCACGGCGCTGAAGAAGTCCAACGACATCCTCTCCCCTGCCTACGACCTGATCCCGCTGTCGGCGACGCTGGAGAACTTCGCCACCGCGATCACCCGGCCGGGCTTCACCACCTTCCTGACCAACAGCCTCATCGTCACCCTTGGCGCCGTCGGCTGCGCGCTGGCGGCGGGCTTGCTCGCGGCGGTCCCGTTGGCGCGCATGAGATTCGCGGGCCGCCGCGGGTTCGTCCTGCTGGTGCTGATCGCCCAGCTAGCGCCCCTGGAGGCGCTGTTCGTGCCGATGTACCTGATCATGCGCGACGCGGACCTGCTCGACACCCTGCCGTCGCTGCTGCTCGTCTACACCGCGTTCACGCTGCCGTTCACGATCTGGACGCTGCGCGGGTTCGTCAAAGGTATCCCCATCGAGTTGGAGGAGGCCGCGATGGTCGACGGCTGCGGGCGGTGGAGCGTGTTCCGGCGGATCACGCTGCCGCTGCTCGGACCCGGGCTGGTCGCCACGTCGGTGTTCGGTTTCGTCACCGCGTGGAACGAGTTCCTGTACGCCCTGGTCTTCATGCGCGACCAGTCGAAGCAGACGCTGCCGGTGTGGCTGGCGTCGTTCCGCACCGCGTTCGGCACCGACTGGGGCGGCATCATGGCCGCGTCGGTCATCTACGCCGTGCCCGCGCTGGTGTTCTTCATGCTCGTGCAGCGCAAGCTGGTCGCGGGCTCGACCGCGGGGGCGGTGAAGGGATGA
- a CDS encoding glycoside hydrolase family 3 N-terminal domain-containing protein, with translation MSLRELTEAVLLPGFTGTTDVPDWLLDRISTGLGGVVLFGRNVVDDEQVARLTERLRGERDDVVIGIDEEGGDVTRLDAGRGSKLPGPMALAAADDLGLTAEVGLAIGARLAACGITLNLAPCADLNLTADDPIIGVRAFGSDPAKAAEHVAATVRGMQRPGVAACVKHFPGHGAATADSHLTLPILPRTPAELFATELVPFRAAISAGVRAVMTGHLVIPAWGPAPATLNRTAIRVLREELGFTGTIVTDAIEMGAVAGTLGDAVGLREAAVRALAAGADALCIGGVASDADGFDALVDRIMLAVRDGVIPEERLAEAAARTRALGTQPVGVTGVRCEVDLGLEVARTALRATPIPDLGSRPVVVDIEVTPTIAAGPVPWGLAPHLAEVLPEAVVGSDDLDVAGRVVIVTTRDTHRHPHARAEVLRLIKQASAVVHIETGVPGPDLGAAARIDTRGGSWSSLRAAAEVLAAGRLRPNG, from the coding sequence ATGAGTCTGCGCGAGCTGACCGAGGCGGTGCTGCTGCCCGGTTTCACGGGCACCACCGACGTACCCGACTGGCTGCTGGACCGGATCAGCACGGGCCTGGGCGGCGTGGTCCTGTTCGGCCGCAACGTCGTCGACGACGAACAGGTCGCCAGGCTGACCGAGCGGCTGCGCGGCGAACGCGACGACGTGGTCATCGGCATCGACGAGGAGGGCGGCGACGTCACCCGGCTCGACGCGGGGCGGGGCAGCAAGCTGCCCGGCCCAATGGCGCTGGCCGCGGCCGATGACCTCGGGCTCACCGCCGAGGTCGGCCTGGCCATCGGTGCCCGGCTGGCCGCCTGCGGGATCACCCTGAACCTGGCCCCGTGCGCGGATCTGAACCTGACCGCCGACGACCCGATCATCGGGGTCCGGGCGTTCGGGTCCGATCCGGCCAAGGCCGCCGAGCACGTCGCGGCGACCGTGCGCGGCATGCAGCGGCCGGGGGTCGCGGCCTGCGTCAAGCACTTCCCCGGCCACGGCGCCGCCACCGCCGACTCACACCTGACGCTGCCCATCCTGCCGCGCACCCCGGCCGAGCTGTTCGCCACCGAGTTGGTGCCGTTCCGGGCCGCCATCTCGGCGGGCGTGCGGGCGGTGATGACCGGCCACCTGGTCATCCCGGCATGGGGCCCGGCCCCGGCGACGCTGAACCGAACGGCGATCAGGGTGCTGCGCGAGGAACTCGGGTTCACCGGGACGATCGTCACCGACGCCATCGAGATGGGCGCGGTCGCGGGCACCCTCGGCGACGCGGTCGGGCTGCGGGAGGCAGCCGTGCGGGCGCTGGCCGCGGGCGCGGACGCGCTGTGCATCGGCGGCGTGGCCTCCGACGCCGACGGCTTCGACGCGCTGGTCGACCGGATCATGCTCGCCGTGCGCGACGGCGTCATCCCGGAGGAGCGCCTGGCCGAGGCCGCGGCGCGAACCCGGGCACTTGGCACCCAGCCGGTCGGGGTGACCGGGGTGCGGTGTGAGGTCGACCTCGGCCTGGAGGTGGCGCGCACGGCACTGCGGGCCACCCCGATCCCCGACCTGGGCAGCAGGCCCGTGGTGGTCGACATCGAGGTCACGCCGACGATCGCGGCGGGCCCGGTCCCCTGGGGGCTCGCACCGCACCTCGCCGAGGTCCTGCCAGAGGCGGTCGTCGGGTCCGACGACCTCGACGTCGCGGGGCGGGTCGTCATCGTGACCACCCGTGACACCCACCGCCATCCGCACGCCCGCGCCGAGGTGCTGCGGCTGATCAAGCAGGCCTCGGCCGTGGTCCACATCGAGACCGGGGTTCCTGGCCCCGACCTCGGCGCGGCCGCCAGAATCGACACCCGCGGCGGCTCCTGGTCGAGCCTGCGGGCCGCCGCCGAGGTGCTCGCGGCCGGACGGCTCAGACCGAACGGCTGA
- a CDS encoding snapalysin family zinc-dependent metalloprotease — MLRRTFALVAANAALGAAVIAGAAPAAAAPAAPAAVVTITYDDANAGEFKAAVAAGVKIWNESVTNVRIVKATAGQRINVRVIADNNWPRATLGPIRPSGSGTVWMGRQAVQQGYNPTRIAAHEFGHILGLPDRRTGLCSDLMSGSSAPVSCTNARPTSAEASQVQRNYASAVAAQEATVILVDAA, encoded by the coding sequence ATGCTTCGACGCACATTCGCCCTGGTCGCGGCCAACGCCGCACTGGGTGCCGCGGTCATCGCCGGTGCCGCACCGGCGGCGGCCGCACCCGCCGCGCCCGCCGCGGTGGTCACGATTACCTACGACGACGCCAACGCGGGCGAGTTCAAGGCCGCGGTGGCGGCAGGCGTGAAGATCTGGAACGAGTCGGTGACCAACGTGCGGATCGTCAAGGCGACCGCGGGACAGCGGATCAATGTCCGCGTCATCGCCGACAACAACTGGCCGCGGGCCACCCTGGGGCCGATCCGCCCCAGCGGCAGCGGCACCGTCTGGATGGGCCGCCAGGCCGTCCAGCAGGGATACAACCCGACTCGGATCGCGGCGCACGAGTTCGGGCACATCCTGGGTCTGCCGGACCGGCGGACCGGGCTCTGCTCGGACCTGATGTCGGGCAGTTCCGCACCGGTGAGCTGCACCAACGCGCGGCCTACCTCGGCTGAGGCCTCTCAGGTGCAGCGGAACTATGCGTCGGCTGTCGCCGCTCAGGAGGCGACGGTCATCCTGGTGGACGCGGCATAG
- the paaZ gene encoding phenylacetic acid degradation bifunctional protein PaaZ, with the protein MALLRSYVAGRWHTADTDGAPLHDAVTGEEIARISSAGVDMAAALDYGRRTGGPALRDLTFHQRAALLKVLASHLLEHKDELYALSLRTGATQRDSMIDVDGGIGVLFAYSGKGRRELPNAKVYVDGPVEPLSKGGTFVGQHIAAPLRGVAVQINAFNFPIWGPLEKFAPAFVAGVPSLIKPASQTAYLTEKLVELIVASGIIPEGSVQLVCGSAGDLLDHVTPQDLVSFTGSASTALKLRTHEAVVRNSVRFNAEADSLNCSILGPDAVPGTVEFDLFVKQLVAEMTAKAGQKCTAIRRAFVPASLIDDVAAATAEKLAKVTVGNPANADVRMGALASQEQREEVRRSLKALLDAGSVVFGDPTTVDVIDADAERGAFLSPVLVRADGDRAEPHEVEAFGPVSTLMPYTDTDHVIDLAARGLGSLTGSIVTADQDFARDVVHGMTPWHGRLLVLDAEDAKESTGHGSPLPGLIHGGPGRAGGGEEMGGIRGVLHHLQRTAVQGSPRMIAEITGQWVSGAPRREADEHPFRKSLAELRIGDSVVAGPRTVTQADIDHFSEFTGDTFYAHTDPVAAAANEFFGGIVAHGYLIVSFAAGLFVSPEPGPVLANYGLENLRFLTPVFPGDELTVTLTAKQITPRENAEYGEVRWDANVTKQGDESVAKYDVLTLVAKTR; encoded by the coding sequence ATGGCGCTTCTGCGCAGCTACGTCGCGGGCCGGTGGCACACCGCCGACACCGACGGAGCACCCCTGCACGACGCGGTGACCGGAGAGGAGATCGCCCGGATCTCCTCGGCGGGCGTCGACATGGCCGCCGCCTTGGACTACGGCAGGCGCACGGGCGGCCCCGCGCTGCGGGACCTGACCTTCCACCAGCGCGCCGCGCTGCTCAAGGTGCTGGCCTCGCACCTGCTCGAACACAAGGACGAGCTCTACGCCCTGTCGCTGCGCACCGGTGCCACCCAGCGGGACTCGATGATCGACGTCGACGGCGGCATCGGCGTGCTGTTCGCCTACAGCGGCAAGGGCAGGCGTGAGCTGCCCAACGCCAAGGTCTACGTCGACGGCCCGGTCGAGCCGCTGAGCAAGGGCGGCACGTTCGTCGGCCAGCACATCGCCGCGCCCCTGCGCGGTGTCGCGGTGCAGATCAACGCGTTCAACTTCCCGATCTGGGGACCGCTGGAGAAGTTCGCCCCCGCGTTCGTCGCGGGCGTGCCGAGCCTCATCAAACCCGCCAGCCAGACCGCGTACCTCACCGAGAAGCTCGTCGAGCTGATCGTGGCATCGGGGATCATCCCCGAGGGCAGCGTGCAGCTGGTCTGCGGCAGCGCGGGCGACCTGCTCGACCACGTCACCCCGCAGGACCTGGTCTCGTTCACCGGCTCGGCCTCCACCGCGCTGAAACTGCGCACGCATGAGGCCGTCGTGCGCAACTCGGTCCGGTTCAACGCCGAGGCCGACTCGCTCAACTGCAGCATCCTCGGCCCCGACGCCGTGCCGGGCACCGTCGAGTTCGACCTGTTCGTCAAGCAGCTCGTGGCCGAGATGACGGCCAAGGCGGGCCAGAAGTGCACCGCGATCCGGCGCGCCTTCGTCCCCGCGAGCCTGATCGACGACGTCGCCGCCGCCACCGCCGAGAAGCTGGCCAAGGTCACCGTCGGCAACCCGGCCAACGCCGACGTCCGGATGGGCGCCCTGGCCAGCCAGGAACAGCGCGAGGAGGTCCGCCGGTCACTCAAGGCCCTGCTCGACGCGGGCAGCGTCGTGTTCGGCGACCCGACGACAGTCGACGTCATCGACGCCGACGCCGAACGCGGCGCGTTCCTCTCCCCGGTCCTGGTCCGGGCCGACGGCGACCGCGCCGAACCCCACGAGGTCGAGGCGTTCGGCCCGGTCAGCACGCTGATGCCCTACACCGACACCGACCACGTGATCGACCTGGCCGCCCGCGGCCTGGGCAGCCTGACGGGCTCCATCGTCACCGCCGACCAGGACTTCGCCCGCGACGTCGTGCACGGCATGACCCCCTGGCACGGCCGCCTCCTGGTCCTCGACGCCGAGGACGCCAAGGAGTCCACCGGCCACGGGTCCCCGCTTCCGGGCCTCATCCACGGCGGACCCGGCCGCGCGGGCGGCGGCGAGGAGATGGGCGGCATCCGCGGCGTGCTGCACCACCTGCAGCGCACCGCCGTGCAGGGCAGCCCCCGGATGATCGCCGAGATCACCGGCCAGTGGGTGTCGGGCGCGCCCCGGCGTGAAGCGGACGAGCACCCGTTCCGCAAGTCCCTCGCCGAGCTGCGCATCGGCGACTCGGTGGTCGCGGGTCCCAGGACGGTCACCCAGGCCGACATCGACCACTTCTCGGAGTTCACCGGCGACACCTTCTACGCCCACACCGACCCGGTGGCCGCCGCGGCGAACGAGTTCTTCGGCGGCATAGTCGCCCACGGCTACCTGATCGTCTCGTTCGCGGCGGGCCTGTTCGTCTCGCCGGAGCCCGGCCCGGTGCTGGCCAACTACGGTCTGGAGAACCTCCGGTTCCTGACCCCGGTGTTCCCCGGTGATGAGCTGACCGTGACCCTCACGGCCAAGCAGATCACCCCCCGCGAGAACGCCGAGTACGGCGAGGTGCGCTGGGACGCCAACGTCACCAAGCAGGGCGACGAGTCGGTAGCCAAGTACGACGTACTGACCCTGGTCGCCAAGACCCGGTAA
- a CDS encoding trypsin-like serine protease — MFKSKIALTVTGIALALLSAAPSAVAAPEPEPSLTPMIIDGNTATSGPWAARLFANGRQTCSATIIAPQYVLTAKHCVASGTISFRIGSLDQTTGGTTATAVQITRHSGSDLAIAKLDRSVNATYAPLGTSTDVRVGQTVQVYGWGATCTNQPEINCQSRYLKYANVRVSSVNARDAYGGVAVRATRIDGITAGGDSGGPMFASGKQVGVASTSDRQSVTNYTNVASYRTWIRSVAGV, encoded by the coding sequence ATGTTCAAGTCCAAGATCGCTCTGACGGTCACCGGTATCGCGCTGGCACTGCTCAGCGCCGCCCCGTCGGCCGTCGCGGCTCCCGAACCGGAGCCGAGCCTCACACCGATGATCATCGATGGCAACACAGCCACCAGCGGCCCGTGGGCCGCGCGGCTGTTCGCCAACGGGCGCCAGACGTGCTCGGCGACGATCATCGCCCCGCAGTACGTGCTGACGGCCAAGCACTGCGTGGCCAGCGGCACCATCTCCTTCCGCATCGGCAGCCTGGACCAGACCACTGGTGGCACCACCGCCACCGCGGTCCAGATCACCCGGCACTCCGGCTCCGACCTGGCCATCGCCAAGCTCGACCGCAGTGTCAACGCCACCTACGCGCCGCTGGGCACCTCGACCGACGTGCGCGTCGGCCAGACGGTCCAGGTCTACGGCTGGGGTGCGACCTGCACCAACCAGCCGGAGATCAACTGTCAGTCGCGCTATCTGAAGTACGCGAACGTGCGCGTCAGCTCGGTCAACGCGCGTGACGCCTACGGCGGCGTCGCGGTGCGGGCGACCCGGATCGACGGCATCACCGCGGGTGGCGACTCCGGCGGCCCGATGTTCGCCTCCGGCAAGCAGGTCGGCGTCGCGTCGACCAGCGACCGCCAGTCGGTCACGAACTACACCAACGTGGCCTCGTACCGCACCTGGATCCGCAGCGTCGCGGGCGTCTGA
- a CDS encoding ABC transporter ATP-binding protein has translation MTAFSSLYKTMHASETSGGGVSRATVRRILGFARPHKARLLWFLVVSVVLSTTAVVTPVLAGQVVDAIVGGTDSGLIVTLALVIAGVAVFEAALGLVSRWLSATVGEGLILDLRTRVFDHVQRQPVAFFTRTRTGALVSRLNNDVIGAQRAFSDTLSGVVGNLVTLVLTLVVMIGISWQITLLALVLLPVFVLPARRMGSRLASMQRAAAEHNAAMSTQMTERFSAPGATLVKLFGRPADESHEFAVRAGRVRDIGVRTAMLQWVFLTALTLVSALALALVYGLGGVFALRGSLDPGSVVALALLLARLYAPLTALAGARVEVMSALVSFERVFEILDLPPLIADKAGAREVPDGPVSVEFDKVRFAYPSADKVSLASLEDVARLDTRGGVEVLHEVSFRAEPGQLVALVGSSGAGKSTIAQLAPRLYDVDSGAVRLSGVDVRDLTADSIRATLGMVTQDGHLFHESIRSNLLLARPAAAEDELWDALLRARLDDLVRSLPDGLDTVVGERGYRLSGGERQRLTIARLLLARPRVVLLDEATAHLDSTSEAEVQAALGEALAGRTAVVIAHRLSTVRAADLILVVEDGQIVERGTHEVLLAVGGRYAELYRTQFDQPSAAPALT, from the coding sequence ATGACGGCGTTCAGTTCCCTCTACAAGACGATGCACGCCTCCGAGACCTCCGGTGGCGGCGTCTCCCGGGCCACGGTCCGGCGGATCCTCGGGTTCGCCCGCCCGCACAAGGCCCGGTTGCTTTGGTTCCTCGTGGTCAGCGTCGTGCTCTCGACCACGGCGGTGGTCACCCCGGTGCTCGCGGGGCAGGTGGTCGACGCGATCGTGGGCGGGACCGACAGCGGGCTGATCGTGACGCTCGCGCTGGTCATCGCCGGGGTCGCGGTGTTCGAGGCAGCGCTCGGCCTGGTGTCGCGGTGGCTGTCGGCCACCGTCGGCGAGGGCCTGATCCTCGACCTGCGCACCCGGGTGTTCGATCACGTCCAGCGGCAGCCGGTCGCCTTCTTCACCCGGACCAGGACCGGTGCGCTGGTCAGCAGGCTCAACAACGACGTCATCGGCGCCCAGCGGGCGTTCAGCGACACCTTGTCCGGGGTCGTCGGCAACCTGGTCACACTGGTGCTGACGCTCGTGGTCATGATCGGCATCTCCTGGCAGATCACCTTGCTCGCACTGGTCCTGCTACCCGTGTTCGTGCTGCCCGCCCGCCGGATGGGGTCCCGGCTCGCCTCGATGCAGCGGGCAGCGGCCGAGCACAACGCGGCGATGAGCACGCAGATGACCGAGCGGTTCTCCGCGCCGGGCGCGACGCTGGTCAAGCTGTTCGGCAGGCCCGCCGACGAGTCCCACGAGTTCGCGGTCCGGGCGGGTCGGGTGCGCGACATCGGCGTGCGGACCGCGATGCTGCAGTGGGTCTTCCTCACCGCGCTGACCCTGGTCTCGGCCCTCGCGCTGGCCCTCGTCTACGGACTCGGCGGCGTCTTCGCCCTGCGCGGCTCGCTCGACCCGGGCTCGGTGGTCGCCCTCGCGCTGCTGCTGGCCCGCCTCTACGCGCCGCTGACCGCGCTCGCCGGGGCCCGCGTCGAGGTGATGAGCGCGCTCGTGAGCTTCGAGCGGGTCTTCGAGATCCTCGACCTGCCGCCGCTGATCGCCGACAAGGCCGGTGCCCGCGAGGTGCCGGACGGGCCGGTGTCGGTCGAGTTCGACAAGGTCCGCTTCGCCTATCCATCAGCGGACAAGGTCTCATTGGCCTCGCTGGAGGACGTCGCCCGGCTCGACACGCGCGGCGGGGTGGAGGTGCTGCACGAGGTGTCCTTCCGCGCCGAGCCAGGTCAGCTGGTGGCGCTCGTCGGCTCGTCCGGCGCGGGCAAGTCGACCATCGCCCAACTCGCGCCCCGGCTCTACGACGTAGACTCCGGCGCGGTCCGGCTGTCCGGGGTCGACGTGCGCGACCTGACCGCCGACTCCATCCGCGCGACCCTGGGCATGGTCACCCAGGACGGGCACCTGTTCCACGAGTCGATCCGGTCGAACCTGCTGCTGGCCAGGCCCGCGGCGGCCGAGGACGAACTGTGGGACGCGCTGCTGCGGGCCCGGCTCGACGATCTGGTCCGCTCGCTGCCCGACGGGCTGGACACGGTGGTGGGGGAGCGCGGCTACCGGCTCTCCGGTGGCGAGCGCCAGCGCCTCACCATCGCCCGGCTCCTGCTGGCCCGCCCGCGCGTGGTGCTCCTCGACGAGGCCACCGCGCACCTGGACTCCACGTCGGAGGCCGAGGTCCAGGCCGCGCTGGGCGAGGCGCTCGCCGGTCGGACCGCCGTGGTCATCGCGCACCGGCTGTCGACCGTGCGCGCCGCCGACCTGATTCTGGTCGTGGAGGACGGCCAGATCGTCGAACGCGGCACCCACGAGGTGCTGCTGGCCGTCGGTGGGCGCTACGCCGAGCTCTACCGGACCCAGTTCGACCAGCCATCGGCGGCGCCCGCGCTTACCTGA
- a CDS encoding EI24 domain-containing protein, giving the protein MIKDFAVGVGLLGHGLRIVTRDRSMLKRGAVPVLLASVILFGGLTLLATNLDALVAWATPFADDWATTWRRALRIAAGLVMAVAAIAVSLLVFSGLALAVGGPFYESIAEDVEDKVLGGVPNTERIGWGRAAWIGLRDTVLLILRALVWAIVLLALGFIPVLGQTVVPVLAIAIGAWLLAVELTAIPFVRRGHSLRERRATLRKSRAMTLGFAVPVYLVCLIPLAAVVVFPAAMAAGTLLAHRLLARP; this is encoded by the coding sequence GTGATCAAAGACTTCGCCGTCGGCGTCGGCCTGCTCGGCCACGGACTGCGCATCGTGACCCGCGACCGCTCCATGCTCAAACGCGGTGCCGTGCCGGTCCTGCTGGCCAGCGTGATCCTGTTCGGCGGCCTGACCCTCCTGGCGACCAACCTCGATGCCCTGGTCGCCTGGGCCACCCCCTTCGCTGACGACTGGGCCACCACCTGGCGCCGCGCCCTGCGCATCGCCGCGGGCCTGGTCATGGCGGTCGCGGCGATCGCGGTCTCACTGCTTGTGTTCTCCGGCCTGGCACTGGCCGTCGGCGGCCCGTTCTACGAGAGCATCGCCGAGGACGTCGAGGACAAGGTCCTCGGCGGCGTGCCGAACACCGAGCGCATCGGCTGGGGCCGAGCGGCCTGGATCGGTCTCCGCGACACGGTGCTGTTGATCCTGCGCGCACTGGTCTGGGCCATCGTGCTCTTGGCGCTCGGCTTCATCCCGGTACTGGGACAGACTGTCGTACCGGTACTCGCCATCGCCATCGGCGCCTGGCTGCTCGCGGTGGAACTGACCGCCATCCCCTTCGTCCGCCGAGGGCACAGCCTCCGCGAACGCCGGGCCACCCTCCGCAAGAGCCGCGCGATGACCCTGGGATTCGCCGTGCCGGTGTACTTGGTCTGCCTGATCCCGCTGGCGGCGGTTGTCGTCTTCCCCGCCGCGATGGCGGCGGGCACGCTGCTGGCCCACCGGCTATTGGCAAGGCCGTAA